The following is a genomic window from Podarcis raffonei isolate rPodRaf1 chromosome 5, rPodRaf1.pri, whole genome shotgun sequence.
ataggacgcacacacatttccccttcatttttggaggggaaaagtgcgtcctatagggcgaaaaatacggtatctttttGTGATTTGCCCAACTGTTACATTCTTGGCATTATATAGAGACTAAGATGAAGATTTTTGGGAATGTTTGAACTCTTGATAAACAGTCCATTTTTGCTGTAAAGATGTTTTGCAGGCAATAAAATTTGCAAACCAATATTCCACACTgtagttttttggtttttgtaaGTGGAATTCCTTCAGATTGTTCTTGAAAAATGTATTCTGCACACTTTTATGTTAATGATATTTTTAACATTCTGTGATCATCTCTAGGTCAATGCTTTGGATAACCTTGGGCAGACACCTCTGCATAGAGCAGcacactgtggtcatctgcagaCCTGCCGCCTGTTGTTGAGCTCTGGGTGTGATCCATCAATTGTGTCACTGCAGGGTTTCACAGCCTCTCAGATGGGAAATGAGAGTGTTCAGCAATTATTACAAGGTAATAATTTTAACACTTCTGCCTTGTCAATGTATCGGCTACTTAAGCAATCTTTAGAATTTTTTCTGTTGGAACTGAAAAATAATTGATGTGTATGATTTGCAGTACCAGCAAATGTTTGCTGCACTACAAGCTAAAACTAATTCTGAAACCTTCATCCCTTGCGCCCACAGATTCTTCTCCACCTGAGGAACATGCTGAAGGAACTTCAAAACAGAAAAAATGTCATGGGCAATTAATGGTGGCCTGTTTTCTTAGAATAGGTACAAATGGTTGGCCTTGCTTTTTCAGGCTAGGCTATTGCACAATGTTAAAGTGGGGGAGTATTGTCACTCTTCTTCAAGTGACCCCCTTTTCCAATTCAGAGACGAAGAGCGTAATGACTGGtggtttccttctttctttcatctTGCTAAAGTTATGTCTACAGTATAAGATTGTGTGTTGTAGTTGCAACTTTAGTTGGCTGTTTCATGAACCTTTGTCATTCAGCTGGTGGTAATTATCTGACAGTTTGTATATGTTAATACTGCATACTGTAATTCATTATGAAAAATACTTATGTCTGAGTAAAAAATGTCAGGTTCAGTTCCAACAGCGCATGTCTAATTTTGCATTAATAATAGTCCTGCAGCTACTTGTTGTACCTGAGTTTCTCTAACTGGTAATTGAAAGTTTAGTTGGCATGTTCAGTTAAATTGTAAATCGAGCCTTTTGTTTAGGATAGTTATATTTTTGTAGACTATGAGATCTCAAAATGGTATTTGCTATTTGAACTTCGTTAAGTAATTTATACCCTCATTTATTTTATAGAAGGTGTCCCTTTAGGCAACTCAGAAGCAGATCGGCAATTGCTGGAAGCTGCAAAGGCAGGTGATGTGGACACAGTAAAAGTAAGTTTAGAAACGGATTGTGGCTTTTCTTTCTATCAAAAAGATGACTTATATAAGTGTTGCAGGCTAATTTGTGAAGATTATTCTCAGGTCTTCAGAGATGAGAAAACGTTGAAAATTTAGATAACTATTTTAATTGCTTTGAAATACAAAATCATATAAAAGTTCTGATTTCAAGACagttgcttttggggggggttggctgAATATTTGGTTGAAGTAATGTGTGTCTCAACTGTTGTGTTCCTTAGAAGTTATGTACGGTACAAAGCGTGAATTGCCGGGATATTGAAGGCCGCCAGTCCACTCCACTCCACTTTGCAGCAGGATACAACAGAGTATCAGTGGTTGAGTATCTTCTGCAGCATGGTGCTGATGTTCATGCAAAAGACAAGGGGTAAATATTCCATTAAATAGCTCATAGTGAATGTAGGGAGTGGAGCAGAGGGCGGAAGACAATTCTCGATTCTTCTATACCTTCAGCGGCTTAACATTTACAAAGCCTGGAACCCCAACAACTGGTCTTCTAGCTGATGTCAACTTTACAAATTACAGAATTATGATGGCTGTATGATCTTTGTGTTGACCTTAAATATATACACTATATTaatcttccccaatctggtgtctATGCTGAtcagaattgtagttcaaaatatatggagggtactaggttggggaagactgctttGCAACTGGAGGCTATTTGAATTAAATGTATCTAGTTGACTAAAGTATTTGATTTATCACCATATGAACACATAATTCTTCATGCACTTCTTTTTTCtgaaataattttgtttttaataacagCTATACTTAACTGTATGTTTAGGTCAGTCATTAGAAAATTGAGGTATTTTTTAAGATACTGAAAATGTTAGCCAAAATTAAGGTACCCTGCCAAGTGATGCAAACACTAATGGATGTTTTTCCTTCATATTTTCAGAGGCCTTGTCCCTTTGCACAATGCTTGTTCTTATGGACACTATGAAGTGGCTGAACTGCTGGTTAAACATGGTGCAGTTGTCAATGTAGCTGATTTATGGAAGTTCACTCCTTTACATGAAGCTGCTGCAAAAGGGAAATACGAGATTTGTAAGCTTTTGTTACAGGTGCGTCACATGGAAAACTGAAGCATGTTTCAGTTTCATTAGTTTGCTTATTTCCATTTTGTGGTATTAAATTTGTGTTTAAAGAAATGTTTCAAACTATCCCATGTTCTATATTAGAGCAGCTACTACAAGATTCACCTTGTGTTTGTTGCATTTAGAAGCAGTCCACTGTGTTTCATTTCTGCGCCATATTGTTCCCATTCAGTTCATTATTTGGGTTAAAATCTGAAGTTGTCTTTCATCCCCATGGATTATAATGGGGAATTAAGTGAATTAAGCCTGCTAAATGTTGGACAGACTTTCTACAGGAACCTTTaaaggtgtttgtgtgtttgtttattttatatactgcacTTTCATATAAAATGTTGCAAGACTGTTTACAACTTTAAAACACAATACTACAGATCCCACCACCTCACTCACCCTCTGCTTTTCCCCAATCAGCTTGGTTTCATTTCTCAGGAAAGGGAAGGTGGGAGAATGATTGTCCATTTAaccttttgtggggtgggggtaatGAGGATGCTTGGAGGGTCCATTAGCCTCCTGAAGATGCCTTGTTAATAGCAGGACCCAAGTCAGCAACATGGAATCACAACCCAAATCACCTTCGTTTGCCTCATTAATTGGGCTACACATAGAGCTGGTGAGCTTTCTTAGTATATTTGAATATTTGTTAATAGAGAAAGAAATAATCAGCTGACAATGATACAAATCTTAAATATGTTTCTACTTGAGTTATGAAAGCTAATGAatgtgttgttgggtttttttcttattATCAACATAGCATGGGGCTGACCCCACAAAGAAAAACAGAGATGGGAACACACCATTAGACCTTGTTAAAGATGGTGACACAGATATTCAGGATCTCCTTAGAGGAGATGCAGCTTTGCTAGATGCTGCGAAAAAGGGCTGCTTGGCTCGGGTGAAGAAATTGTGCTCCCCTGATAATGTAAATTGCCGTGATACACAAGGCCGACACTCCACTCCGCTCCACTTGGCAGGTTGGTGTTACCATATTAATGCATTTGTTAAGGATCTGTCTTGGACTAGAACTTGAAAAGGGGTTATTTAAAGTAATTGGATTGTAGTCAGCAGTTGCAAAAGCCAAAGGCAGATCCTCAGGCTAATCTTGCTTTTTTACTTCCTTTCCCCTGCAGTCTTCTGTACCCTCAAAAATTGCTATTTAGACAGTTACAATGGGTTACATCcaatctttctcttttctttctttgcactCCCCTTCACCCTGAAAAAAGAAATCTCTCCAAAGCATTGGAGGCCCAGTGGAAAAACATGGGCTGTATTGTTCTGTACCAAGGGAATTGAATTTGGCTTGAGAGATCTTACAAAAACCCCACCTGGTTTTAGGCAACCTTTCACACTCAGTGCAGTGCAGCCTACACTGTTAAGGAGGGCTTCCCTGAACCTCTGGAGAGGGGGCgggaaaggggaagagagattggatacaacccaatgaaaTTGTCTCAATAGTAGAAAATAGCAAGAGTGACAGGTGACTGTGCAAGTCTAGTATCTCGGCCTTGTAAGCTTGCTAACAGCACCTTATGGGAATGGACGCACACACACAAGGCTGAATATGGAAGGCTATGTATGTGAAGCTTGTGTTTTGCCTTTGAGTTGGGCTTCTCCATCTCAGAGTAGACATATAACCGTGTTTActctgcaattaaaaaaaaaaagttcagaatTTTATGGTTCAGGTAAGCTGGAAAAGAAGTTTGTTGATACATTTATAGTAATATTTTTCAGGTGCCTTTTGATAATCCATAAAAAATTTATTCTCTTGCTAGCTGGTTACAACAATTTGGAGGTTGCAGAATATCTGTTACAACATGGAGCTGATGTAAATGCACAAGATAAAGGGGGTCTAATTCCTCTACACAATGCAGCATCCTATGGGGTAAGTATATCATAAACTCTATGGGAAGAAGTGAATGATTGAACCAGAAGATCTAAAATTTATTTGAGCACAAATCAATGTTTGTTGGTGTTTGCTTAAATACAGGATTGTGTGTTCACTCTCCCAGTATTTTGCCTGGATACAGCCCAGGGTGTATGAGGGTTTTCTAAACTTCATAATATTTGTGGAAAACAGTTCTTTTTCATAACTCAGTATtgagtaatacacacacacacacacacacacacacgtgtcccTCATGCTGTTTCAACTCATGTGTATTTGCATGTTTAATTTCAGTGAATTCCAACTCAAGCTGTTGATTTTTACACCTATCTATTGAGAACTTGTAATTAAAACTTCTGTTGTTACTGCTCTgattgtgtgtgtccccccatcTCACTCCAAAGAATATATGGGATAGAGGAATACTGCTAACAGACTAGAAGCAGTACTTCCGAAACCAGCTGCCACAGATGATTTTGGAGGGTGAGCGTCGATGTTTTTAGTTACTAGCACAACTCTAGTGAAGAAGGGAATCTAACCAGAATAGTTTACATTGTGAGAAACTAAAGTTTACAGGCAAGATTAAGCCATTTCTTACTTTTATTTCCTGATCTGCTCTCTAATCCTAGAACACTTTGAAGGAATCGTTTCCAAATTAGGCTGATGGTCAGAAGTAGAATATCTCAGAGGCGACGGTTTCATGAAAGCTATGTTGTGGCTCTGTGAACCAAGTTATACACTTTGCTAATGCCCTGGATAAAGAAAGTGTATGAATACATTTGATTTCTTGCAGAACACGTGTTCTTTGTACGAACATTGAGTGTATACACTGTCATGGGCTTCCTAGATATGGAGATTACCCAGCATGATGTTCCCTAGGAAAGGCACTATCCAGACGTTGCCCATTCTAGTGACCATTATAACAGGTAATCTCCATAGCTATGTTCTACTCACAGTATTGTAAAACAGACATGCTGTTAAGCATGCTGCTTGTTTACACACATGGGTAAAAGGTTACATGTAGATGGGGCTAGGGTTTAAGAGCATGGAGTATGAACTACAAGCTGTCTGCTCAAATCTCAACTTGGTATTGAGGTCATATGATGGCCTTGGGCAAGACGCTGTCTCTCCAGCAGGCTGTTCCCCAATGCCCCAGAGTCTCCCTGTATAGAGATGGAGACAAACAGTTGAATAAGAAAGGCATTTCTAGCAATATCATATCTCATATTAGAGTTTCCAAGACAGCGTGGCTATTTGAACAAACCACAAAACAGGGTGGGGTGAGCTGACCTGCGTGCAATAGCGGAGTACCGAGACTTGAACTGCCCTCTTTGTTTTGATGGAATGTATTTTGCAACGTTCACTTTTTAGGAAATCCAAAGGAAAATTGCAGCAAACTTCCCCCCCAAGGGTTGCACTacataaatgtattttattttccagcaTGTAGATGTAGCAGCTTTACTTATAAAGTATAATGCGTGTGTAAATGCTACGGACAAATGGGCTTTCACACCTTTGCATGAAGCAGCCCAGAAAGGAAGGACACAGCTTTGTGCCTTATTGTTGGCACATGGAGCTGATCCTACTCTGAAAAACCAGGAAGGACAAACGCCTTTAGACCTAGTCACCGTAAGTGATGGGATTTTTTGAGAAGTTTGCATTAAGCTTCAGTTCCTGGTTCCTGACCCAGACATGAAATTTGAGAGATTAAAAACGTGGTGTTATTATGGTGGGCTGGAAGCTAAAAAGCAGTTCCCTAAAGTTGGGACTGAAGATGGACTCAAGGAATTTAGTTTAGGTGTGGCTTTTTGAAGTACATTTTTCAGAGAGGAGATAAACTATGTTATTGAATTTGTGCTCATTTACAAACATATTGCTTGATGTTATTACCTAGTATTTTCTGGGCTACTTTATGTCTTCAAGTTAAACTATTGATAGCGACCTGTCATTCACAGTTTGTGAGTAAAAATGTCTAGGTCCAAAACTCGCAACACAGAATTTCTTACTTAGTATAATGTTAAAGATAGCATCATTGTTCACTCTGTGGCACCCTAGGAGCTTGCAGTTTATATTTAGCCTAGGATCATAAGCATACTTTCCTGGAAGTAATCCTCTTGAACTTAAGGGGACTTCTGAGGTATGTAGGTATGTATAGGGCTGCATTGCCAATCTTTCTACAATAGTGTTTGCCACATTAAAAAAATGGtctttttacctttttaatgtgtgAGGTGGGGTACACTGCAAGTGAGTGATTTTTGTATAGGATTTGTCTCTAGGGTCATGCCTTTCATTGCATTGTAATTATACACAAGCAGACTCTGGATAAGAGTGATAATATATCTGGTGATACTGGTAAATAGCAGAATGTAAGAAAACTTGGCTTCTTAGGATAGCTCAAGTAAAAGGCCACTCACTGTAAAGGTTACCTTGTATTCATATATGCTTGAATAAATTTCTGAATGTCTttatgatattctaattttttaaattattattttcaggCAGATGATGTTAGTGCATTATTGACAGCTGCCATGCCACCTTCCGCCTTGCCATCTTGTTACAAGCCTCAGGTTATAAATGTATCTCAAAACACAGCATCTTCAGCAGATTCACTTTCTTCTGTTCCATCCAGCCCTTCTAATCTGTCTGCTGCCAGTAGCCTTGACAACTTGTCTGGTAGCTTTTCTGAACTTTCAGTTGTTAGTACAAGTAGTGCTGATGGGGCCGCTGGTTTGGAGAAGAAGGAAGGTGAGTCCTTCCTTTACTGATGAATTGGCTTACTCAGATGGGTAGATGATTTATGAAGAATTAGGACAGTCCACACATGCATCAAAGACTGCAACATATACCAATGGTGCTACAAGTGGTATTCCTATCCACACCAGTTTCATTATTgcagacagatagaatctgatGTAACTTTAGGCACAGTAGTGCTCTGCAGGTCATTCAGTGAAAGGCATGTATGTGTGATTTGGATTTTAGATAAATAGATATATCTAAAAATGATCTTTTCTATTTCTAAGATAGTCACATGCCAATACATTTTTTTTCAGGGCAACTTGATTAGCCGTATGGTAGAAAGATTACTTGAATGTGAGGCTTATGTGTGTTAAATTTACGAATGGTTTCTCACACAACGCCCTCATCCTCCCAGTGCCATTCCTGTAGTTATTTCTGAAATAATTTTTTGTACTTCCACTTCGTTGGATTTATGTACAGGTTTGAGAAGATTTCCCTAAGAATAAATCGAGctaaatatgttttattttgattatatagaATATAAGGTCAGCAAGTACTTTGATTTTATGCTTAAAACATGCATTGTCTTCATTCACGGGTCAACCATAGTTAATAGTTTACTGGGATTGGGTCATTTTGCCCATTTTGCTACAGTCCCCAGCTTAATTCTGTTAAACAAAAATTCTAGTTTGGATGCGTTTCACTATACACAAACTATGATTTGTACCCAAAGTTTGTTCTTGACTTGCTGATCATAAttttaatattaacactaagccACAGATTGTGGGTTTGTTTCTCTTGTGGGAAGGAGCACAGCAGGCAAAATCAGCATGCTTACTGCAGACTAGTGCCTATGGTTTACCATGAACTTGTAAAGTGTGCCACAGCATGTCCCAAGTGTTATTGGACCTGTATCCAGAAGATTGTTTCTAATTTATACTCTCGTGAACCTGCAGAAAAGGTAAAATACACTTAGCCCTTTAATATGCAACTAATGTCCGCTTTTCTTATACAGTTTCAGGTGTTGATTTTAGCATAAATCAATTTGTGAGAAATCTTGGACTTGAACATCTAATTGATGTATTTGAGAGAGAGCAGGTGCGTAGCTTTATTGTTAGGGAAACAAGTTGCATGATGCAAATGTAAAATGAGAAATTTTaaattgcgtgtgtgtgtgtgtgcgcgcgcgcataatAGCTTCAGTTCTTAGCAACTTGATGTTTTCCATGCTGAAGATCTGAGCTGTAATCGATGAGTTTAATGTGAAACTGCATTTATGTTACTTTTCTTTGTAGATAACATTAGATGTACTGGTTGAAATGGGGCACAAAGAATTAAAGGAAATTGGTATTAACGCTTATGGGCACAGACACAAAATAATAAAGGGAGTTGAAAGACTAATCTCAGGACAACAAGGTATGTTGCAGATGAAATTTTCGGGGTTGTGTTGCAAGTtgtggaggaaaagaggaagggaaCATATTGATGTGGGGGTGTGGGCTTAATACCGCTCAATGTCACcctaagtttttttggggggttttagaGCATGTTTGTGATATGCAAGCTCATTTTTCTATAGTATTGGAACCAGGAAACCTTGCAAGCAGAAATTATTATGTATTACATGAATTCTGTGGCTTGAATCCAATAGTTCCATTAGCGCAAGGACTTCTTGCTCGTACAACAGAATTTGCACAGGCTCCCCAAAAACCTGTTCCAGACTGTTGGGGGAAAAAACCCAGGACAGATTCAGGCGCAAATtgagggaagagagagggggaagtttaattgtgcaaccagaagtccttgcactaagAACAGCTTTGTTAGATACAACTCTTAAGTTCTAAAATTATAACCTTatctattatatatttttaattgagcTGTATGTGTCTAAATATTACCTGTTGCATTTTCTCATAGGTCTTAACCCCTACCTAGCTTTGAATACTTCAGGTAGCGGAACAATCCTCATAGACCTATCCCCTGATGATAAAGAGTttcagtcagtggaagaagaggtATATCTTTCGATTTATATTCCATATAAAAAATCTCACTGTTGTGTAATCAGATGTAATAAACTTCATTCATTTTTTCAGCCTTGGCTGATTCAGTGTTAAACACATGGTGCTCATCCTCATGttatgtcttttaattttgttattaATCATTGTCCCCAACTGAGGAGACAGTATTACTTGAGATAAGATAGGCCAAGCAATTCTTGTGACTTTTCCAAATACCCTGAACTAACATAGTGCTGACATGTATTTGCTGTGGATGGGCAATTTTTTATTCAGCACAATGGAATCTAATAAAAGTTATTGTTAGAAAGTCTTTGTTTGTTCCACTTCAGATGCAGAGCACTGTTCGAGAGCACAGAGATGGTGGACATGCTGGCGGGGTTTTCAACAGATACAACATCCTAAAGGTAACTAATTGGTGTGTCTGTCACCAAGAAGTCATTGTTTGTGCTATCAGTTCTTGCCCTTGCCCTTGAATTAATTGTGCAGTCTGGAAAGTAGAAATATATACTGTGCCAAGGAAACAAAAACTGGATTTGTAATGAATTAGAAACAAATGTGCAACTTTCAGTTTATTGACAATGCTGTCAGTAGGCTGTTAAAGAAATAGAAACACTTCAGTAGGAAGAAAACTAAGATGAGTTGTGGCATTAATAAATGTTGTTATGGCCTAAGATGTCATGGTCTAGAGGCCATGGGTGATTTCCAGTGAAATACTTACATTAGCCCAAGGACTTCTGGGTGTGAATGAAACTTCTCTTCCCTCTCCACATacatccctaaatctgttcttggggattccccccaccccaccctccttaCACTTATGGAACTGCTTTTCTGGATACAGTTCTGTTTCATCAAATGCATAAAGTGTAATCCTGAAATGCATgcttgcatacacacacatacacatatgcaGACACACATGGGGGTTGTAAGGAAGTGTGgttagagaaaaatacaaaaagtacagaTAGTGGCAGTTCGGTTAGAATATGAACAAGAGAAGAACAATGATATTGTACAACAATGTGATAGATGATAAAGCAAGCATCTTGACGTTATTAACTAGCATTTATAGTGAGAAAAGAACTAATTCTCTGTATTCAGGGCAAAATCAAGAAAGTTGAATTTCTTAGTTGTAATTCCTTTTCCTAAGCAGATTTGTGGAAATTGCTTATACTTCAGACAACTGAAGAAAACTAATTGTGAAGTCTGGATTTTCTGCCCTTTTAGATACAAAAAGTATGTAACAAAAAGCTCTGGGAAAGATACACTCACAGGAGGAAAGAAGTTTCTGAAGAGAATCATAATCATGCTAATGAAAGGATGTTGTTCCATGgtatttcaaattatttttttctcaTGTCCAGTCATTACTATTGATAATGTTCTGctttttttaattctgaaatttGAAATGATCTGCAGTTCAACTCCAAATAATGTTTAGCATTAAAGTCTTTTAAAACTCATAAATATTATTGACCAGTAGCTACCATGTAATTTCATATTGTTAATATTTTACTGGTATTTGTACAATACTGTTAGCATTAAGTGCCTGAAAAAGAGAAGAACCGATAAACCTCTTAAAATGGCATTGTGTGCTTAAATCTCTTCTCAAATCTGGGATTATATTATACAGAacaatttgtattgatttttttcaTTGAGATTTCCATTACAATTGAACATTAAAAGCCTAAAAAGCTGAGTGAACATAAAAATATTGGTTTTTAATGCTCAGCTGTTTTCGCCTTTTCGTTCTGCTCTTTTTAGTTGTCTTTGTTTGCCAGTATTTAATAATTGTgtgtttattatatatacccacacaccccaaatatTCTCCCTCAGTATGATGACACAGAAAGCAATAAGGAGAATCAGGTGGGGTATATAGTTTTCCAGCAAGTGTAATTGTGAAAGCAAAGAGACTGGGCAAAAACACTTTATCCCCAAAAGATGGTTGTCACAAAGAGCATGCCAGTCATCAACTATGCCAGGCACCTGTCTATCCTGTTAATTTACAGTTGCAGCCTGATATACATCAGTGCATCCTAGATCTACTTTGTGAGTCTCAAGGGTCATTTCTCCTGACTGCAGCATCTCTACTTGAAACAGGATTTTTGGTTGCCAGTCATGCCTCCTTTAGTGTCAAAACATCCCCAGATAGCACAGTGGTGATGTGTTTGCAGGCCTAAAGCAAACCTCTCCTGTGATATTATGGCAACACTATTAATGGGATTTATGGACCAGGCTTGGTGCCAAAATTTGTGCAAGCAACAGCAAGGCACTCCTGATTTTgtatccccaccccccctttttttgcttccccctccccctaatGTATTCAGTTGGACAGTGCTTCTGATTTTGTCGTAATAAAAATGTCACTGCAGTATTTCCCTGGATAGTGATGAGTATTATTTACAAGATGGTAGAATATTCAGTGCTAAGAAcatatatacagcggtacctctggttgcgaatgggatccgttctggaggcctgttcgtaacatgaaaagaacgcaaactgcagcggcgcatctgcacgTGTGCGGGTTGATattcactgcttctgtgcatgcgctgatgtcattttgtgcttctgcgcatgcgcgagtggcggaACCCGGAACTAACCCTTTCCAGtgcttccgggttgccgcgggacgtaacctgaaagaacgtaacatgaagcaaacataacatgaggtatgactgtaataaagattAACACTTTTTATTATAATGTACTCACAGGCTCCCCTTTTGTGAATGCAATTATTCATAAAGGTTTTGACGAGAGGCATGCATACATAGGCGGAATGTTTGGAGCAGGAATTTATTTTGCTGAAAATTCCTCCAAAAGCAACCAGTATGTGTATGGTATTGGTGGTGGCACTGGTTGCCCAATTCACAAAGACAGATCTTGTTACGTCTGCCATAGGTAAGTTGTAGTAAAAGTTGTTTGACCTGGTTTTTAATCTTTGTGATCACGTTGTTGTAGCCCACTCTGGAACCTTGCGCTGAAGGGCgggcaataaaataaacaacctAACAGAACTAAAATGAATTGTACTAAAAATTGTAGGAAGACTCATCATTGCTTATTTAGTGAatgtatatgttacttttctgaCACATCTCTTATGAGAGAGGATACAGAGTTACAGTGGGTCTGAGAAGGGAGGGTTAGTCCTGTTGCTTGAGTTGCTTCTGCCTGTGCAGACTCTGGATCCAATCCATCATTTACATCTATAAAATCAAGGTAGAATGTTTCTGTCTTGTTTGTCCCTAGTGTCTCTATCAGCACAGCTATCAACCCAAAAAATGGGTGCATATTATGTTACTTGCAACCAAGTAAAGTTTGCCAGATGAGGAAAAAGTAGTATTGACTATTAAAACCTTGTATGTCTGCTTCTGCATAAGAACATTAATTTCTCTACATTGGATAGGTGATCTTTTAATTATCCAATTTTGGTCAGAATCTGTAAAAGTTAAAATTAGTTTAAGTTCACTGGAAAAAAATAGACTTAAAATATGCCTGGTTCAGTGTTGGATTGTCATGGAGAAAGTGGCCTGCTACCTATGTGGGGTAAGGGTAAAGATACCGACTTTTCTCACACCTGTCCAAATTGTAGCTGGAATATCATGTCTGAATTTTAGCCACCCATTTATGGTTTTATGGATTGTAGTGAGCCCTTAAATTGTGAGTTTTATATTAGCAAGCATTCCCTTTTTAAGTTTTATCTGTGTTGGAATCCTAGCCAGATCGTTAGCAGTTTGTTGCCTTTTCattcatgagactcttaatctcaggttcgtgGGTTCAAGACAcacgttgggcaaaaatattccttcatcacaggaggttggactaggtgacccttatggccccttccaactctacaattctatgaaaagctAAGGCAATATTCTTTAAGCTACATAGTGTTCTTTAATCATGTGCTTTAACACATTTTTGTTATGTGATCAGAATTTCTGAGAGAACAGTGTGGAGAACAAAAATAGGTGTCTTGGTGTTCTTGGATCAAACTCAATATTAAGAGGATATGGATAATACTCAAGTAAAAGTAATGCTTATTTGCATATTAAGAAATGGTATTGCTTGTTTATTTTTGCCTTTGCGCATTTATAAGTAAAGGGTTTGTTTTCTTTAATATAGGCAGTTGCTGTTTTGTCGTGTTACATTGGGCAAGTCTTTTCTACAGTTCAGTGCAATGAAAATGGCTCATTCTCCTCCAGGACACCATTCAGTTAC
Proteins encoded in this region:
- the TNKS2 gene encoding poly [ADP-ribose] polymerase tankyrase-2 isoform X3; this translates as MAGRRGGAAAGPLGEALPPPPPLLLSPCCAGGASSSSEPARELFEACRNGDVERVKRLVRPENVNSRDTAGRKSSPLHFAAGFGRRDVVEYLLQSGGNVHARDDGGLIPLHNACSFGHAEVVNLLLRHGADPNARDNWNYTPLHEAAIKGKIDVCIVLLQHGADPAIRNTDGRTALDLADPSAKAVLSGEYKKDELLESARSGNEEKLMALLTPLNVNCHASDGRKSTPLHLAAGYNRVKIVQLLLQHGADVHAKDKGDLVPLHNACSYGHYEVTELLVKHGASVNAMDLWQFTPLHEAASKNRVEVCSLLLSYGADPTLLNCHNKSTIDLAPTPQLKERLAYEFKGHSLLHAARESDAARVKKHLSLETVNFKHPQTHETALHCAAASPYPKRKQICELLLRKGANINEKTKDFLTPLHVAAEKGHNDVVEVVMKHEAKVNALDNLGQTPLHRAAHCGHLQTCRLLLSSGCDPSIVSLQGFTASQMGNESVQQLLQEGVPLGNSEADRQLLEAAKAGDVDTVKKLCTVQSVNCRDIEGRQSTPLHFAAGYNRVSVVEYLLQHGADVHAKDKGGLVPLHNACSYGHYEVAELLVKHGAVVNVADLWKFTPLHEAAAKGKYEICKLLLQHGADPTKKNRDGNTPLDLVKDGDTDIQDLLRGDAALLDAAKKGCLARVKKLCSPDNVNCRDTQGRHSTPLHLAAGYNNLEVAEYLLQHGADVNAQDKGGLIPLHNAASYGHVDVAALLIKYNACVNATDKWAFTPLHEAAQKGRTQLCALLLAHGADPTLKNQEGQTPLDLVTADDVSALLTAAMPPSALPSCYKPQVINVSQNTASSADSLSSVPSSPSNLSAASSLDNLSGSFSELSVVSTSSADGAAGLEKKEVSGVDFSINQFVRNLGLEHLIDVFEREQITLDVLVEMGHKELKEIGINAYGHRHKIIKGVERLISGQQGLNPYLALNTSGSGTILIDLSPDDKEFQSVEEEMQSTVREHRDGGHAGGVFNRYNILKIQKVCNKKLWERYTHRRKEVSEENHNHANERMLFHGSPFVNAIIHKGFDERHAYIGGMFGAGIYFAENSSKSNQYVYGIGGGTGCPIHKDRSCYVCHRQLLFCRVTLGKSFLQFSAMKMAHSPPGHHSVTGRPSVNGLALAEYVIYRGEQAYPEYLITYQIMKPETATEA